In a genomic window of Helianthus annuus cultivar XRQ/B chromosome 10, HanXRQr2.0-SUNRISE, whole genome shotgun sequence:
- the LOC110881606 gene encoding uncharacterized protein LOC110881606: protein MHLLPHRTRSAIPTPPSILHSWSKVLISMVHYWMLCKFLRIWTSLSKKRIFHRMEDGSWMCLMLYVMMEAKLEMKGWSVIKKYNKLNICIMFDRGYVMLSSHIV, encoded by the exons ATGCATCTTCTTCCCCACAGAACGAGATCAGCAATTCCAACACCTCCATCGATTCTCCATAGCTG GTCGAAAGTGTTAATAAGCATGGTACACTACTGGATGTTGTGTAAGTTCTTGCGGATTTGGACCTCGTTATCAAAAAAGCGTATATTTCATCGGATGGAGGATGGTTCATGGATG TGTTTAATGTTATATGTCATGATGGAAGCAAAATTAGAGATGAAAGGGTGGTcagttataaaaaaatataataaactgAATATTTGTATTATGTTTGATCGAGGTTATGTTATGCTCTCGTCTCATATCGTCTAG